In Pelmatolapia mariae isolate MD_Pm_ZW linkage group LG8, Pm_UMD_F_2, whole genome shotgun sequence, one genomic interval encodes:
- the tmem130 gene encoding transmembrane protein 130 translates to MDGKHIVWMLMLPILVLLGGTETTESLIDLKNIEGKLVFYQMEGNATYVRDRGELASDVPTETMFELFDPQKNFSSAKFTYTWDLGNGQVINGTEPVVRYYYPESGNYTMWLKVGANVTKYSPPVTEVYSTDVQVLDAIKNIELKGPSEYEVSQDVSLIFHVDGSPPIWVCWRFLPNCMPDVTEGCTLTMLYDNMLKLNHTFASAGYHCLDISVRNEISKLQTSFSLYVRRNNGAQIFFILSCAAILVATFSFITVIACHPHHHNKLKIAASSNAVFLKNQESDGQSLILLKLSNIEKAEKEPLLLQYGTQGRS, encoded by the exons ATGGACGG AAAACACATCGTGTGGATGTTGATGCTTCCCATACTGGTTCTCCTGGGTGGAACAGAGACTACAGAGTCTTTGATAGATTTGA AAAATATTGAAGGGAAGCTTGTTTTCTATCAAATGGAGGGAAATGCCACCTATGTGAGAGACAGAGGTGAACTGGCGTCAGATGTTCCCACAGAGACGATGTTTGAACTCTTTGATCCCCAAAAGAATTTCAGCTCAGCAAAGTTCACCTATACTTGGGACTTAGGGAACGG ACAAGTGATTAACGGCACTGAGCCGGTTGTCCGCTATTATTACCCAGAATCAGGAAACTACACAATGTGGTTGAAAGTGGGAGCAAATGTGACCAAATATTCACCTCCGGTCACCGAAGTCTACTCCACAGATGTTCAAGTGCTTG ATGCCATCAAGAACATCGAGCTGAAGGGGCCATCAGAATATGAGGTGTCACAGGACGTCAGTCTGATTTTTCATGTTGATGGAAG tCCTCCCATATGGGTTTGCTGGCGTTTTCTCCCCAACTGCATGCCGGACGTGACGGAAGGCTGCACGCTGACCATGTTGTATGACAACATGTTGAAACTGAACCACACCTTCGCCTCTGCCGGCTACCACTGTCTGGACATCAGTGTCCGGAACGAAATCAGTAAGCTGCAGACCTCCTTCAGCCTCTACGTCAGGAGAAACA ATGGTGCTCAAATTTTCTTCATCCTGTCATGTGCTGCCATTCTTGTGGCAACGTTCTCCTTCATCACAGTCATCGCCTGTCACCCTCATCATCACAACAAACTTAAG ATTGCTGCTTCCAGTAATGCTGTATTTCTGAAGAACCAAGAATCTGATGGTCAAAGCTTAATTCTTTTAAAGCTCTCCAACATTGAGAAAGCAGAGAAAGAGCCACTCCTGTTGCAATATGGGACTCAAGGCCGCTCTTAA